A segment of the Desulfobulbaceae bacterium genome:
AGAGAAAGCTGCCGGCAAGTGCGGCCATCGGGCCAAGTGAGGCAATGAAGTTATTGATGGCCGCAGTGATTCCCATAACAATTTTTTCCTGGGTCTCTGGTTCGTCAATAATACGGCTTATTTTTGCAAGAATTGCCGGGGCCTCTTTTTCGATAAGTGTCGATACAAGCTCTGGTAATTGTTTGGGCAGCATCTCTTTAAGGGAGGCATTGCTGATGAGCATTTCCTGCGTTTTCTTGTCGAGATATTTGGAAATCCACTGTTCGACTTCGGGTTTTTTCAGCAAGCTTTCGGTGGTACTGGAAATAAAGCCAAATATTTTTTGGCGCTGCTCTTCGGGAAGGTAGTTGTTGAGATTTTTGTCCAGCAGTTGATCTAAATTGGCAGTTATAGTTTGAGCGAGTACCTTGGTGAAGGCATCACTGTCCAGGTAGCTGTGTAATAGTTTGAGAGTCCGCCAGAGTAGTATTTTT
Coding sequences within it:
- a CDS encoding DUF445 family protein: MLTNPLIYLAPPLLGAFIGYMTNYVAIKMLFRPLKPWRIFGFRLPMTPGVIPSKRYELAINIGRMVGSHLLTSSDVTRALNKKTFQQELKVLVTVRVTSILSRELGPLPSIIPQRFQSYFDAGVKILLWRTLKLLHSYLDSDAFTKVLAQTITANLDQLLDKNLNNYLPEEQRQKIFGFISSTTESLLKKPEVEQWISKYLDKKTQEMLISNASLKEMLPKQLPELVSTLIEKEAPAILAKISRIIDEPETQEKIVMGITAAINNFIASLGPMAALAGSFL